In a single window of the Rhodoferax saidenbachensis genome:
- a CDS encoding DUF2818 family protein, translated as MTTSVSAWLVLALALAAANFPFLTARALGVIALAKPKTLGMRLGELLVFYFVTGAVGLLLEQRAGQIAPQTWEFYAITVFMFLTLAFPGFVYRYLLKRHD; from the coding sequence GTGACAACTTCCGTATCCGCCTGGTTGGTGTTGGCGCTAGCTCTGGCCGCCGCCAATTTCCCTTTTTTGACGGCCCGCGCGCTGGGCGTAATAGCACTGGCCAAGCCAAAGACACTCGGCATGCGGTTGGGCGAGCTGCTGGTGTTCTACTTTGTGACCGGGGCCGTGGGTTTGTTGCTGGAGCAACGTGCGGGGCAGATTGCACCGCAGACCTGGGAGTTTTACGCCATCACGGTATTTATGTTCCTGACGCTGGCTTTCCCGGGTTTTGTCTACCGCTACCTGCTCAAGCGCCACGACTGA
- a CDS encoding NUDIX domain-containing protein — translation MNDSHLVEVRQSSQEILKGHFLHAFRDTVALPDGKSAVREYVVHPGAVMVIPLIEAEDGSLRVVLERQFRYPVGQVMVEFPAGKLDSNEDVLACAQRELREETGYTAQEWARAGVLHPVIAYSTEFIDIWFARGLSLGERDLDAGEFLDVFTATPAELLGWCRQGKVTDAKTLTGALWLQNVLSGAWSLEWQRSTTSPKP, via the coding sequence ATGAACGATAGCCATCTGGTCGAGGTACGGCAGTCCAGCCAGGAAATCCTCAAGGGCCATTTTCTCCACGCCTTCCGCGATACCGTGGCACTGCCCGATGGCAAGAGTGCCGTGCGTGAATACGTGGTGCACCCTGGCGCGGTGATGGTCATCCCCCTGATCGAAGCCGAGGACGGCAGCCTGCGTGTGGTGCTGGAGCGGCAGTTCCGCTACCCCGTGGGGCAGGTCATGGTGGAGTTTCCCGCTGGCAAGCTGGACTCCAACGAAGACGTACTGGCCTGTGCCCAGCGCGAACTGCGCGAAGAAACCGGCTACACCGCACAGGAGTGGGCCCGCGCCGGTGTGTTGCACCCGGTGATTGCCTACTCCACGGAGTTCATCGACATCTGGTTTGCGCGTGGACTCAGTTTGGGCGAACGCGACCTGGATGCCGGTGAGTTCCTGGACGTATTCACCGCCACACCCGCCGAACTGCTGGGTTGGTGCCGTCAGGGCAAGGTGACCGATGCCAAGACCCTGACGGGCGCCTTGTGGCTGCAGAATGTGCTGTCTGGCGCATGGTCTCTGGAATGGCAGCGCAGCACCACTTCGCCAAAGCCCTGA